The following proteins are co-located in the Pontiella desulfatans genome:
- a CDS encoding IS630 transposase-related protein → MSTLSLDLRQRILATYDAGEGTRQDIADRYKVSLGMVKKLLSQRKRTGDIAPLHSHSGRKPYFTQEHRKQMKTLIDRQPDITLWEIREQLELDCTLPAIHYVLKDMGMSFKKNASRQRARARRRETRTG, encoded by the coding sequence ATGAGCACTCTATCACTGGATCTACGCCAGAGAATTCTGGCCACCTACGATGCCGGAGAAGGAACCCGGCAGGACATTGCTGACCGATACAAGGTATCGCTTGGTATGGTAAAGAAGCTCCTCTCGCAACGGAAGCGAACCGGCGATATCGCCCCGCTTCACAGCCATTCAGGAAGAAAACCCTACTTCACCCAAGAGCACCGGAAGCAGATGAAAACGCTGATTGATCGGCAACCTGATATCACGTTGTGGGAGATCCGAGAGCAACTGGAGCTCGATTGCACGCTGCCTGCCATTCACTATGTACTCAAGGACATGGGGATGAGCTTTAAAAAAAACGCTTCACGCCAGCGAGCAAGGGCGCGAAGACGTGAAACTCGCACGGGCTGA
- a CDS encoding NADH-dependent [FeFe] hydrogenase, group A6: protein MIDITIDYKPYSVEEGTTVLEACKQAGIKIPTLCYLEKIQAIGACRVCLVEIEGVKDLVASCVMPVSDEMKIHTNNRRVREARKLVVELLLSEHEGDCQICDRNEDCELQSIARDLGIRELRYEGEKAPRCQDESTAGLVRDSAKCISCRRCVTVCTATQSVSALFPQSRGFKTTIGPAFGKGLDTVTCVQCGQCSAVCPVGAISERDQTAEVWAALDNPDLTVVVQTAPAIRAALGECFGMEPGTLVTGKMTTALRRMKFDAIFDTNFSADLTIMEEGTELLTRLKKALVDGEEVALPMFTSCSPGWIQFMEFYYPDMLANLSTCKSPQQMMGAMVKTYYAQKLGKKPEEMFMVSVMPCTAKKYEAARPEMNGSGAQDVDVVLTTRELGRMITEAGIDFVSLEDSEMDAPLGLGSGAADIFANSGGVMEAALRTAYELVTGRELPFENLHVTPVVGLEGIKEAAITIEGTVPAWSFLEGVTAKVAVAHSLANARALVEKIRAGEAEYHFIEVMTCPGGCIGGGGQPRITTDEVRKARIKAIYAEDEGKTLRKSHENEAVAKLYEDFLGAPLGHKSHELLHTKYFEKERI from the coding sequence ATGATTGATATCACCATTGATTACAAACCGTACTCGGTCGAAGAGGGAACCACCGTCCTTGAGGCGTGCAAGCAGGCGGGCATCAAAATACCGACACTCTGCTATCTCGAAAAAATACAGGCCATTGGCGCATGCCGCGTCTGCCTGGTCGAGATCGAGGGTGTAAAGGATTTGGTCGCCTCCTGCGTCATGCCGGTTTCCGACGAAATGAAGATCCACACCAACAACCGGCGCGTGCGCGAGGCGCGCAAACTGGTCGTTGAGCTTTTGCTCTCCGAGCACGAGGGCGACTGCCAGATCTGCGACCGGAACGAGGATTGCGAGCTCCAGTCCATTGCACGCGACCTCGGTATTCGCGAACTGCGATACGAAGGGGAAAAGGCGCCGCGTTGCCAGGATGAAAGCACGGCCGGGCTAGTGCGCGATAGCGCCAAGTGCATTTCCTGTCGCCGCTGCGTAACCGTATGTACGGCAACCCAGAGTGTTTCAGCTCTTTTTCCGCAGAGCCGCGGTTTCAAAACCACCATTGGCCCGGCCTTCGGCAAGGGGCTGGATACGGTAACCTGTGTGCAGTGCGGCCAATGCTCCGCCGTCTGCCCGGTCGGTGCAATCTCCGAACGCGACCAGACCGCCGAGGTATGGGCGGCACTGGACAATCCGGATCTGACCGTGGTCGTTCAGACCGCACCGGCCATCCGTGCCGCGCTCGGTGAATGCTTTGGAATGGAACCGGGCACCCTGGTGACCGGAAAGATGACCACCGCATTGCGCCGCATGAAATTCGATGCCATCTTCGATACCAACTTTTCGGCCGACCTCACCATCATGGAGGAAGGCACTGAATTGCTGACCCGCCTCAAGAAGGCGCTGGTCGATGGCGAAGAGGTGGCGTTGCCCATGTTCACCAGCTGCTCGCCCGGATGGATCCAGTTCATGGAATTCTACTATCCCGACATGCTCGCCAATCTTTCCACCTGCAAATCGCCGCAGCAGATGATGGGCGCCATGGTGAAAACCTACTATGCCCAGAAGCTAGGCAAAAAGCCGGAAGAAATGTTCATGGTTTCCGTAATGCCCTGCACCGCCAAGAAATACGAGGCCGCCCGCCCCGAAATGAACGGCAGCGGCGCGCAGGATGTGGATGTCGTGCTCACCACCCGCGAGTTGGGCCGGATGATCACCGAAGCCGGCATCGACTTCGTTTCGTTGGAAGATTCCGAAATGGATGCACCGCTCGGACTCGGTTCCGGCGCCGCCGACATCTTCGCCAACTCAGGCGGGGTGATGGAAGCCGCACTGCGTACCGCCTACGAGCTGGTGACGGGCCGCGAGCTGCCTTTCGAAAACCTGCATGTCACGCCTGTTGTTGGGCTCGAGGGCATCAAGGAGGCCGCCATCACCATCGAAGGAACCGTCCCGGCATGGAGCTTCCTCGAAGGGGTCACCGCAAAGGTTGCCGTGGCGCATTCGCTGGCCAATGCTCGCGCACTGGTCGAAAAGATCCGCGCCGGCGAAGCCGAATACCACTTCATCGAAGTCATGACCTGCCCGGGTGGGTGCATCGGGGGTGGGGGACAGCCCCGCATCACGACCGATGAAGTGCGCAAGGCGCGCATCAAGGCCATCTATGCCGAGGACGAAGGAAAAACCCTGCGCAAGTCGCACGAGAACGAGGCCGTCGCCAAGCTATACGAAGATTTCCTCGGTGCCCCGCTCGGCCACAAATCGCACGAACTGCTCCACACGAAATATTTCGAAAAAGAGCGGATCTAG
- a CDS encoding IS630 family transposase, with protein sequence MKLARAEWMAMQGQLDIARLVFIDEAGAKTNMTRLYGRSPKNERAYDHAPHGHWCTTTMISSIRFNGETACMAIDAATSGDVFRAYVEQVLAPTLRVGDIVVLDNLSAHKDKASLQLIEEAGAEVWFLPPYSPDLNPIEKMWSKVKQLLRGEKARSLESLFDAIGAALGCVSAADAQGWFASCGYSLN encoded by the coding sequence GTGAAACTCGCACGGGCTGAGTGGATGGCCATGCAAGGGCAACTTGACATTGCTCGGTTGGTCTTTATTGATGAGGCTGGAGCCAAGACCAATATGACTCGGCTGTACGGACGCTCGCCGAAAAATGAGCGGGCTTACGATCACGCCCCGCATGGCCATTGGTGTACCACCACCATGATCTCCTCCATTCGTTTCAACGGAGAAACAGCCTGCATGGCGATTGATGCCGCCACAAGCGGCGATGTATTCCGTGCCTATGTCGAACAGGTTCTAGCTCCGACTCTTCGAGTGGGCGATATCGTTGTGCTTGATAACCTCTCGGCTCATAAGGACAAGGCTTCGTTACAGTTGATCGAAGAAGCTGGGGCAGAGGTTTGGTTCCTTCCGCCCTACAGTCCTGATCTCAATCCCATCGAAAAGATGTGGAGCAAAGTAAAGCAATTGCTTCGCGGGGAAAAAGCGCGCTCCCTGGAATCTCTGTTTGATGCGATCGGCGCTGCCTTAGGGTGCGTTAGTGCGGCGGATGCTCAAGGTTGGTTTGCCTCATGCGGCTACAGTTTAAATTAA
- a CDS encoding peroxiredoxin yields MDSLEGKKAPAFTLEGSDGKKHSIKDYLGKRIVIYFYPRDNTPGCTKESCGFRDLHQEIGDLNTVVLGVSKDSLASHDTFIEKFNLPFTLLSDPETKMMAKYGAWGEKVLYGKTSIGCIRSTVIVDEKGKIIKHWRKVPKADAHPAKVLEILQSL; encoded by the coding sequence ATGGATTCACTCGAAGGAAAGAAAGCGCCAGCGTTCACGCTGGAAGGTAGCGACGGAAAGAAGCATTCGATCAAGGATTATCTCGGCAAGCGGATAGTGATCTATTTTTACCCGCGCGACAATACGCCGGGTTGCACAAAGGAATCGTGTGGATTCCGCGACCTGCACCAGGAGATCGGCGATCTGAACACGGTGGTGCTGGGCGTGAGCAAGGATAGCCTCGCCTCGCACGATACGTTTATCGAAAAGTTCAACCTGCCCTTCACGTTGCTTTCCGATCCGGAAACGAAGATGATGGCCAAGTATGGCGCATGGGGCGAAAAGGTGCTCTATGGCAAAACCAGCATCGGCTGCATCCGCTCGACGGTGATCGTCGATGAAAAGGGGAAGATCATCAAACATTGGCGCAAGGTGCCGAAGGCCGATGCGCACCCCGCCAAGGTGCTGGAAATTCTCCAGAGCCTTTAA
- a CDS encoding NADH-quinone oxidoreductase subunit NuoE family protein — MLNEAKSVSCSCGMESSDENLFKKLDEILEEYKYKDGGLIPVLQIAQGLFGFLPEDVLRHIAKKMDKPYSEVAGVVGFYSFFSTQPRGDNVIRVCLGTACYVRGGKQVLDSIKKELSIDVGETTEDKAFSLEVARCFGACGLAPAIMINDDVHQRVKPARIKQILAPYYETQMEEA, encoded by the coding sequence ATGCTGAATGAAGCTAAATCCGTAAGCTGTTCCTGTGGAATGGAATCCAGTGATGAAAATCTGTTTAAGAAGCTTGATGAGATTCTTGAGGAGTATAAATATAAGGATGGGGGATTGATCCCGGTTTTGCAGATTGCGCAAGGCCTGTTCGGTTTTCTTCCTGAGGATGTGCTTCGCCATATTGCGAAGAAAATGGACAAACCATATAGCGAAGTCGCGGGCGTGGTCGGTTTCTATTCCTTTTTCTCGACCCAGCCGCGAGGGGACAATGTCATAAGAGTCTGTCTTGGAACGGCATGTTATGTCAGAGGAGGAAAACAAGTCCTCGATTCAATCAAAAAGGAACTTAGTATCGATGTAGGGGAAACAACCGAGGATAAAGCTTTTTCACTGGAAGTAGCCCGGTGTTTCGGTGCATGTGGCTTAGCCCCGGCAATCATGATCAATGACGATGTTCACCAGCGCGTGAAGCCAGCACGAATTAAACAGATTCTTGCTCCCTATTATGAAACGCAAATGGAGGAGGCCTAA
- a CDS encoding DUF3820 family protein, translating to MEELFPDPKFLLELAEARMPFGKHQGWLLIDLPEPYVVWFKQKGFPHGKLGKQLETIYVIKANGLEHLFDPLR from the coding sequence ATGGAAGAACTATTCCCCGATCCCAAATTCCTGCTCGAACTCGCCGAAGCCCGTATGCCGTTCGGCAAGCACCAGGGCTGGTTGCTCATCGACCTCCCCGAACCCTACGTCGTCTGGTTCAAGCAAAAGGGCTTTCCCCACGGCAAGCTCGGCAAACAGCTCGAAACCATCTACGTCATCAAAGCCAACGGCCTCGAGCACCTCTTCGATCCCCTGCGCTAA
- a CDS encoding tRNA uridine-5-carboxymethylaminomethyl modification enzyme MnmG/GidA produces the protein MYKTLYDVIVVGGGHAGYEAALASARMGVNTLLITLNKKLIGRLPCNPAVGGIAKSHLVSELDALGGELGRNSDYTGIQYRMLNTRKGPAVQSNRIQCDKDLFPVRIQAVLGMQKHLDIHDDIVTEIRTKGSKICGVTTRGSGDIDASAVVICTGTFLRGRVLIGMKSINEGRMGEESAEELSTSFDRFGFELGRLKTGTPPRIHRDSVDYSKMEIQPGDNPPPFFSRMARKEWKMFHVEHQKESSIGMNAMFHVEQPGMHPWMPGTDQIPCWLTHTNENTHQIIAENLKKSAMYGGLVEGTGVRYCPSIEDKIVKFSGRDSHHVFVEPEGRNNIRLYPNGTSNSLPEDVQGQMIHSIHGLENAEIIRPGYAIEYDYSNPTQLFHTLETKLVENLFFAGQLNGTTGYEEAAAQGFVAGANAAIKVLGGGPFTLSRSESYIGVLIDDLVTKGTDEPYRMFTSRSEHRLTLRQDNVYYRLFEKTKKLGIVDISEIEEISDQGKQIQAECDRLETIYFDGKSLGQMLRQPNFSYKDLPHNVSSLSDEVIKQVEIEVKYAGYIKREKERIDAARRKEDQHIPSDFDYDNVKSLRYEAREKLKNIRPENLGQASRISGVNPSDVSILMMFIKRETGQN, from the coding sequence ATGTATAAGACTTTATATGATGTTATTGTTGTTGGTGGTGGTCATGCAGGCTATGAGGCTGCTTTGGCTTCGGCAAGAATGGGTGTTAATACACTATTGATAACACTAAACAAAAAACTTATTGGAAGATTACCTTGTAATCCAGCAGTGGGCGGAATTGCGAAATCACATTTAGTTTCTGAATTGGATGCGCTCGGTGGTGAATTAGGTCGTAATTCTGACTATACGGGGATTCAATACCGTATGTTAAACACGCGCAAGGGGCCGGCAGTTCAATCTAACCGCATCCAGTGCGACAAAGACCTTTTTCCTGTACGAATTCAAGCGGTGCTTGGGATGCAGAAGCATCTCGACATACATGATGATATTGTCACGGAAATCCGAACAAAAGGATCAAAAATATGTGGTGTGACGACTAGAGGAAGTGGAGACATCGATGCTAGTGCTGTTGTAATCTGTACCGGAACATTTCTTCGTGGACGTGTCCTTATTGGTATGAAAAGTATTAACGAAGGTCGGATGGGTGAGGAATCGGCTGAGGAATTAAGCACATCATTTGATCGGTTCGGTTTTGAATTGGGTAGATTGAAGACGGGAACGCCACCTCGGATACATAGGGATTCTGTCGATTATTCCAAGATGGAGATACAGCCAGGCGATAACCCTCCCCCTTTCTTTTCTAGAATGGCACGTAAAGAGTGGAAAATGTTCCACGTGGAACACCAGAAGGAAAGTTCCATTGGGATGAATGCTATGTTCCACGTGGAACAACCTGGAATGCACCCGTGGATGCCTGGTACAGACCAGATCCCTTGTTGGCTAACCCATACAAATGAAAATACCCATCAGATCATTGCTGAAAACCTAAAAAAAAGTGCGATGTATGGTGGGTTGGTTGAAGGAACCGGAGTCCGATACTGCCCATCTATTGAAGATAAGATTGTGAAGTTCTCCGGTAGAGATTCCCATCATGTCTTTGTTGAACCTGAAGGCCGGAACAATATCCGCCTCTATCCAAATGGAACCTCCAATAGTCTTCCTGAGGATGTTCAAGGGCAAATGATCCATTCCATCCATGGTTTAGAGAATGCCGAAATTATTCGCCCTGGCTATGCGATAGAGTATGACTACTCAAATCCAACCCAGCTTTTCCATACACTGGAAACTAAACTCGTCGAAAATCTTTTCTTTGCCGGTCAATTGAATGGAACAACAGGATATGAGGAAGCTGCGGCTCAGGGGTTTGTTGCTGGTGCTAACGCTGCAATAAAGGTTCTTGGAGGCGGCCCTTTCACATTGAGTCGTAGTGAAAGCTATATTGGTGTCCTGATAGATGATTTAGTCACTAAAGGAACAGATGAACCCTATAGAATGTTTACCTCTCGCTCGGAGCATCGATTGACGTTACGTCAGGATAATGTCTATTATCGGCTATTTGAAAAGACAAAGAAGCTGGGTATTGTCGATATTTCTGAAATTGAGGAAATATCAGATCAAGGCAAACAAATTCAGGCGGAATGCGATCGACTAGAGACCATATATTTTGATGGGAAATCGCTAGGACAAATGCTTCGCCAACCAAACTTTTCCTATAAGGATTTACCGCATAATGTTTCATCTCTTAGCGACGAGGTGATAAAGCAAGTTGAAATTGAGGTGAAATATGCTGGATACATTAAACGCGAAAAAGAGCGTATTGATGCAGCCAGGAGGAAGGAAGACCAGCATATACCATCAGATTTTGACTATGATAATGTTAAAAGCCTACGCTACGAAGCCAGAGAAAAACTTAAAAATATACGCCCGGAAAACTTGGGCCAGGCCTCTAGAATTTCTGGCGTCAATCCATCTGATGTTTCAATTCTTATGATGTTTATCAAACGTGAAACCGGTCAAAACTAA
- a CDS encoding alkaline phosphatase family protein has translation MKKEKLSLFLFIDAFGWEVKQRHPEFLQGLILESKPLETILGYSSACDPSIISGLTPADHKLWSSYYYDPEGSPFKWTRPLALLPDFIFRRGRVRNQLSKWIKKRCGFTGYFQLYAVPFKQLHLFNYAEQKRIWEPGGLPQGDSIFDRMARKGIPYSTHDSAFPDEVRIEKLLQHIEQQSIDFAYCSLGKLDGLMHAEGIDSPKIGPLMDWYDAQLRKLMATAEEQYETVSFYLFTDHGMHNVARSYDLITDIEALGLEWNKDYAAFYDSTMARFWILDEKARAPITEYLNGHSQGRLLTDAELKKFGVWFEDGQYGDLVFLMNSGTQIIPSFMGAKPCKGMHGYHPDDPDSLASLSSNKPIPESITKIQHIHQLMLTELALEGEPTPAETARTEPRPPKE, from the coding sequence ATGAAAAAGGAAAAGCTCAGCCTGTTCCTGTTCATCGATGCCTTTGGCTGGGAAGTGAAGCAGCGCCATCCCGAATTCCTGCAAGGCCTGATCCTGGAGAGCAAGCCGCTCGAAACCATCCTGGGCTACTCCTCCGCCTGCGACCCCTCCATCATCTCCGGCCTCACCCCGGCCGACCACAAGCTGTGGTCGTCCTACTACTACGATCCGGAAGGCTCCCCCTTCAAGTGGACGCGTCCCCTCGCCCTTTTGCCCGACTTCATTTTCCGGCGCGGCCGCGTGCGCAACCAGCTAAGCAAATGGATCAAGAAACGGTGCGGCTTCACCGGCTATTTCCAGCTTTACGCCGTCCCCTTCAAGCAACTGCACCTGTTCAACTATGCCGAGCAAAAACGTATCTGGGAGCCCGGAGGCCTCCCGCAAGGCGACTCCATCTTCGACCGCATGGCCCGCAAAGGCATCCCCTACTCCACCCATGACAGCGCGTTTCCGGACGAGGTTCGCATCGAAAAACTGCTCCAACACATCGAACAGCAGTCCATCGACTTCGCCTACTGCTCCCTCGGAAAACTCGACGGCCTGATGCATGCCGAAGGCATCGACTCCCCGAAGATTGGGCCATTGATGGACTGGTACGACGCGCAGTTGCGCAAATTGATGGCCACGGCGGAAGAACAGTATGAAACGGTGTCCTTCTACCTCTTCACCGACCACGGCATGCACAACGTCGCCCGTTCCTACGACCTCATCACCGACATCGAAGCCCTGGGCCTGGAATGGAACAAGGACTATGCCGCCTTCTACGACTCCACCATGGCCCGCTTCTGGATCCTCGATGAAAAGGCTCGCGCCCCCATCACGGAATACCTGAACGGGCATTCACAGGGTCGGTTGCTGACCGATGCAGAGCTCAAAAAGTTCGGCGTCTGGTTCGAGGATGGCCAATATGGCGACCTGGTGTTCCTCATGAACTCCGGCACCCAGATTATTCCAAGTTTCATGGGCGCCAAGCCCTGCAAAGGCATGCACGGCTACCACCCTGACGATCCCGATTCGCTCGCGTCGCTCTCATCGAACAAGCCCATCCCCGAATCCATCACCAAAATCCAGCACATCCACCAGCTCATGCTGACCGAACTGGCCTTGGAGGGCGAGCCAACCCCGGCAGAAACAGCTCGGACAGAGCCTCGCCCTCCAAAGGAATGA
- the nuoF gene encoding NADH-quinone oxidoreductase subunit NuoF, whose product MRADHSLSKSHDDSTREILVCVGGGCLASGALEICKAFKNYIEENELSHKATLVETGCMGPCAAGPVAKIMPDNVFYQGITVEDAKTIVKEHIMKGNVVSHLLHKDAASGKPVADVDEIEYFKRQKKLVLRNCGNIDPLKINEYIAAKGYKALAKAITSMSSEDVVNSILESGLRGRGGGGFPTGLKWKFTREAESDTKSVVCNADEGDPGAFMDRSVLEGDPHSVIEGMAIAGYAVGAQRGYVYCRAEYPVAIERLQKAINQARQTGLLGENILGSGFSFDLEIRMGSGAFVCGEETALMTSIEGNRGEPRPRPPFPAIKGLWGKPTLLNNVETFASVPVIILDGAESYAQLGTEKSKGTKVFALAGAVNNTGLVEVPIGISLGELLYDIGGGIVDGKPFKAAQLGGPSGGCIPKEHLNVALDYESLNELGAIMGSGGLIVMDEESCMVDVARFFLEFVQEESCGKCTPCRVGTKRLLEILERICDGKGKEGDIERLISLGEQIKETALCGLGKTAANPVLSTIRHFRVEYEEHIREHKCRAGVCAGLVRAPCQSACPASVDVPGFVSLVGEKRYADALKLHRERNPFAAACARICFHACEEHCRRSSLDSPLSIRGVKRFMVEQEMIIQVPDCKENAKNAAKKIAIVGAGPAGLSCAFFLARLGYKPKVFEAAPRPGGMMAQTIPAYRLPREILAREVRMIERLGVDIECDKALGVDFTLESLKEEGYEAVFLAVGAPDGLKLGLPGEEAEGVYEAMTFLRDYNIRGSVPVGRHVVIIGGGNAAIDAARTAARLDAETVTVLYRRTREQMPAYEEEIEEAEAEGVKLQLLTSPEEILVEDGKVVGIRCKPMELGAFDRSGRRRPVAGEDEDFIVPCDQVIAAIGQSVDLPALTGNLNLNVQRNGYVATDALSKGTSEDWIFAGGDVATGPSSVIEAVADGEKAAAGIDQFLTGKNNAFWREEKRNDTPFDPDADPVMFEREKQPLIPVERRRCNFDEVEQPWDEATATRQAKRCLRCDYREEVHTW is encoded by the coding sequence TTGCGTGCAGATCACTCATTATCGAAATCGCACGACGACTCAACACGGGAGATTCTTGTCTGTGTCGGGGGAGGGTGCCTGGCTTCAGGTGCGCTCGAAATTTGCAAGGCATTCAAAAATTACATTGAAGAAAATGAACTCTCTCATAAGGCGACCTTGGTAGAAACCGGGTGCATGGGGCCATGTGCAGCAGGACCGGTTGCGAAAATCATGCCGGATAATGTTTTTTACCAAGGCATAACGGTTGAAGACGCGAAAACAATTGTTAAAGAGCATATTATGAAGGGCAACGTGGTTTCGCACCTGTTGCATAAGGATGCTGCAAGCGGAAAGCCGGTTGCGGATGTTGATGAAATCGAGTACTTCAAGCGCCAAAAAAAGCTGGTGCTTCGTAATTGTGGAAATATTGATCCTCTTAAAATTAACGAATACATAGCGGCTAAAGGATATAAGGCACTTGCCAAAGCGATCACCTCGATGTCATCGGAAGATGTAGTAAATAGTATTCTCGAATCGGGACTTCGCGGGCGGGGTGGGGGAGGTTTTCCAACCGGCCTGAAATGGAAATTCACCCGGGAAGCGGAATCGGACACTAAGAGCGTGGTATGCAACGCGGACGAGGGGGATCCCGGCGCATTCATGGATCGTAGTGTGCTAGAAGGCGATCCCCATAGCGTAATCGAAGGTATGGCAATCGCCGGTTATGCGGTTGGTGCCCAACGGGGTTATGTCTATTGCCGTGCCGAATACCCGGTTGCAATTGAACGTTTGCAGAAGGCCATAAACCAGGCCCGCCAAACGGGATTGCTAGGGGAAAATATCCTAGGTTCAGGTTTCAGTTTCGATCTTGAAATCCGCATGGGTTCGGGCGCTTTTGTATGTGGCGAAGAAACCGCGCTGATGACCTCCATCGAAGGGAACCGCGGTGAGCCGCGTCCTCGTCCTCCGTTCCCGGCAATCAAGGGGCTTTGGGGAAAACCAACCTTACTCAATAATGTGGAAACATTTGCAAGCGTTCCGGTTATCATTCTTGATGGCGCGGAGTCCTATGCCCAGCTTGGAACCGAGAAGAGCAAGGGAACAAAGGTATTTGCTTTGGCCGGGGCCGTAAACAACACCGGCCTGGTCGAAGTTCCGATTGGAATATCGCTTGGCGAGCTACTTTATGACATTGGCGGCGGAATTGTTGATGGAAAACCCTTCAAGGCTGCGCAACTGGGTGGTCCTTCGGGAGGTTGTATTCCGAAGGAACACCTCAATGTGGCCCTCGATTATGAGTCGCTCAATGAGCTCGGTGCCATTATGGGATCGGGTGGCCTGATCGTCATGGACGAAGAAAGTTGCATGGTGGACGTCGCCCGTTTCTTCCTCGAATTTGTTCAGGAAGAATCATGCGGTAAATGCACACCCTGCCGTGTGGGAACCAAACGTTTGCTCGAAATCCTGGAACGCATCTGCGATGGCAAAGGGAAGGAGGGCGATATTGAACGACTCATATCCCTTGGTGAGCAGATCAAGGAAACCGCCTTGTGCGGCCTTGGAAAAACCGCGGCCAACCCCGTACTCTCCACCATTCGGCATTTCCGTGTGGAATACGAGGAACACATCCGCGAGCACAAATGCCGCGCCGGGGTATGTGCCGGATTGGTCAGGGCTCCTTGCCAAAGCGCTTGCCCCGCTTCGGTTGATGTGCCCGGCTTCGTATCGTTGGTCGGTGAAAAACGTTATGCCGATGCACTGAAACTGCACCGGGAACGCAATCCATTCGCTGCGGCTTGTGCAAGAATCTGTTTCCATGCGTGCGAAGAGCATTGCCGTCGCTCGTCGCTCGATAGTCCATTATCCATCCGGGGCGTAAAGCGTTTCATGGTGGAGCAGGAAATGATTATCCAGGTTCCGGACTGCAAGGAAAACGCCAAGAATGCCGCCAAGAAAATCGCCATTGTCGGTGCAGGTCCGGCGGGCCTTTCCTGCGCATTCTTCCTGGCACGTCTTGGCTACAAGCCAAAGGTCTTCGAGGCGGCACCCCGCCCGGGTGGCATGATGGCGCAAACAATTCCTGCCTACAGGTTACCGCGCGAAATTCTTGCCCGCGAAGTCCGTATGATCGAACGCCTCGGGGTGGATATCGAATGCGACAAGGCTCTGGGTGTCGATTTCACATTGGAGAGTCTGAAAGAGGAGGGCTACGAAGCCGTATTCCTTGCAGTCGGTGCACCCGATGGTCTCAAACTTGGTTTGCCGGGCGAAGAGGCCGAGGGCGTTTATGAAGCCATGACCTTCCTGCGCGACTACAACATCCGCGGTTCTGTACCGGTCGGGCGGCATGTGGTCATCATCGGGGGCGGGAACGCCGCCATCGATGCGGCCCGTACCGCCGCCCGCCTGGATGCGGAAACCGTTACCGTGCTATACCGTCGAACACGGGAGCAGATGCCGGCCTACGAAGAGGAAATCGAAGAGGCCGAAGCTGAAGGCGTTAAGCTTCAATTGCTCACTTCCCCGGAAGAAATCCTGGTTGAGGATGGAAAGGTGGTAGGCATTCGGTGCAAGCCCATGGAACTGGGCGCATTCGACCGTTCCGGCCGTCGGCGCCCGGTGGCCGGCGAGGATGAGGACTTCATTGTTCCGTGCGATCAGGTGATTGCGGCAATCGGTCAGAGCGTCGATCTTCCAGCACTCACCGGAAACCTCAACCTCAACGTACAGCGGAATGGCTATGTGGCGACGGATGCACTCTCCAAAGGAACCTCCGAGGATTGGATTTTCGCTGGTGGCGATGTTGCCACCGGCCCGTCGTCCGTCATCGAAGCGGTGGCCGATGGAGAAAAGGCCGCCGCCGGAATCGACCAATTCCTGACCGGGAAAAACAACGCCTTCTGGCGCGAGGAGAAGAGAAACGACACGCCCTTCGATCCCGATGCGGATCCCGTTATGTTTGAACGTGAAAAGCAACCGCTGATTCCGGTGGAACGCCGCCGCTGCAACTTCGATGAAGTCGAACAACCGTGGGACGAAGCCACGGCCACCCGGCAGGCAAAGCGTTGTCTGCGTTGCGACTATCGCGAAGAAGTTCACACTTGGTAA